A region from the Triticum urartu cultivar G1812 chromosome 1, Tu2.1, whole genome shotgun sequence genome encodes:
- the LOC125552997 gene encoding F-box protein At4g35930 isoform X2, whose product MGSGSVTLKQKKRVKHTKNKYLKPGALAQIRYSRSTSRDIGKKRILLNVEKDDELEISPHAEVVFESSTPIMSPARLSFETFSGIKGQLLPTTPKTPQATECDGHSRLESLPLDLLIKIVCYLHHDQLKAVFHVSSRIRKAVELARQYHFNYTTPDRSRQELLQNKTPLRSEHWPFTRIDGKDVRVATPRTPKAPKHGPRPSHFKLLDVKPITAVLFPDSLPSKKRRLRRLMPPGLPRPVPKAAASPRVLLYEEELCEAVAQNKLL is encoded by the exons ATGGGGTCTGGATCAGTGACTCTGAAGCAAAAGAAACGAGTGAAACATACAAAGAACAAGTACTTGAAGCCTGGTGCCCTGGCTCAGATTCGTTATAGTAGGAGCACAAGCAGGGATATAGGGAAGAAACGGATTCTGTTAAATGTGGAGAAGGATGATGAGCTGGAGATATCACCACATGCCGAGGTTGTGTTTGAAAGCAGTACACCAATTATGTCTCCAGCAAGACTCAGTTTTGAGACATTTAGTGGCATCAAGGGACAGTTGTTGCCAACAACTCCAAAGACTCCTCAAGCAACTGAATGCGATGGGCATTCAAGGCTTGAGTCACTTCCACTTGATCTGCTG ATCAAGATCGTCTGTTACTTGCACCATGACCAGCTGAAGGCTGTTTTCCACGTTTCATCAAGGATCCGGAAGGCA GTGGAACTGGCAAGGCAGTACCATTTCAACTACACCACTCCAGATCGCAGCAGGCAGGAACTGCTCCAAAACAAGACCCCTCTCCGGAGTGAGCATTGGCCTTTCACGAG AATAGATGGCAAAGATGTGAGGGTGGCCACCCCTCGAACCCCAAAGGCTCCAAAACACGGCCCTCGGCCATCACATTTCAAGCTGCTCGATGTGAAGCCGATCACAGCCGTTCTTTTCCCAGATTCGTTGCCTTCAAAAAAGCGCCGTCTGCGGCGTCTGATGCCGCCAGGATTGCCAAGGCCTGTACCCAAGGCCGCAGCTTCTCCCAGAGTTTTGCTATACGAGGAAGAGCTTTGCGAAGCGGTGGCGCAGAATAAGCTCCTATGA
- the LOC125552997 gene encoding F-box protein At4g35930 isoform X1, which produces MGSGSVTLKQKKRVKHTKNKYLKPGALAQIRYSRSTSRDIGKKRILLNVEKDDELEISPHAEVVFESSTPIMSPARLSFETFSGIKGQLLPTTPKTPQATECDGHSRLESLPLDLLIKIVCYLHHDQLKAVFHVSSRIRKAVELARQYHFNYTTPDRSRQELLQNKTPLRSEHWPFTSRIDGKDVRVATPRTPKAPKHGPRPSHFKLLDVKPITAVLFPDSLPSKKRRLRRLMPPGLPRPVPKAAASPRVLLYEEELCEAVAQNKLL; this is translated from the exons ATGGGGTCTGGATCAGTGACTCTGAAGCAAAAGAAACGAGTGAAACATACAAAGAACAAGTACTTGAAGCCTGGTGCCCTGGCTCAGATTCGTTATAGTAGGAGCACAAGCAGGGATATAGGGAAGAAACGGATTCTGTTAAATGTGGAGAAGGATGATGAGCTGGAGATATCACCACATGCCGAGGTTGTGTTTGAAAGCAGTACACCAATTATGTCTCCAGCAAGACTCAGTTTTGAGACATTTAGTGGCATCAAGGGACAGTTGTTGCCAACAACTCCAAAGACTCCTCAAGCAACTGAATGCGATGGGCATTCAAGGCTTGAGTCACTTCCACTTGATCTGCTG ATCAAGATCGTCTGTTACTTGCACCATGACCAGCTGAAGGCTGTTTTCCACGTTTCATCAAGGATCCGGAAGGCA GTGGAACTGGCAAGGCAGTACCATTTCAACTACACCACTCCAGATCGCAGCAGGCAGGAACTGCTCCAAAACAAGACCCCTCTCCGGAGTGAGCATTGGCCTTTCACGAG CAGAATAGATGGCAAAGATGTGAGGGTGGCCACCCCTCGAACCCCAAAGGCTCCAAAACACGGCCCTCGGCCATCACATTTCAAGCTGCTCGATGTGAAGCCGATCACAGCCGTTCTTTTCCCAGATTCGTTGCCTTCAAAAAAGCGCCGTCTGCGGCGTCTGATGCCGCCAGGATTGCCAAGGCCTGTACCCAAGGCCGCAGCTTCTCCCAGAGTTTTGCTATACGAGGAAGAGCTTTGCGAAGCGGTGGCGCAGAATAAGCTCCTATGA